The Nitrospiraceae bacterium genome includes a region encoding these proteins:
- a CDS encoding FemAB family PEP-CTERM system-associated protein, with amino-acid sequence MEIRALSHEEYKQWDDYVLATHQGSLFHMIAWKKVLEKTFAYRSIFLVAHDAGKIHGILPLFVVPKPLKGHVMVSVPFGVYGGVASESPEVTKKLLNVAKELAVENKVDSLEFRQMEKNDEALPTKELYFTFIREIFDCEEKNMSAIPRKQRRMIRQGISHGLQSKVGGAELLKDFYFVYSSSLRNLGTPAFPFVYFKHLFQELGEQCKILTVSYESKIVAAVMTFFYQDRVMPYYGGGLSEYQRYAIYDFMYWELMRFGWEHGYKIFDFGRSKQETGPFHFKRHWGFEPQALPYQYFLPKGGEIPNVNPSNPKFQPFIALWKRLPLSIANRLGPFLIKYLP; translated from the coding sequence ATGGAAATTCGTGCCCTTTCACATGAAGAGTATAAGCAATGGGATGATTATGTTCTGGCAACCCATCAGGGCTCGTTGTTTCATATGATTGCGTGGAAAAAAGTTCTGGAGAAAACCTTTGCGTATAGGTCTATTTTTTTAGTCGCACATGATGCGGGAAAAATCCATGGAATATTGCCTTTGTTTGTTGTTCCCAAACCCCTGAAAGGCCATGTGATGGTGTCGGTTCCCTTTGGAGTCTACGGGGGAGTGGCATCGGAAAGTCCCGAGGTTACTAAAAAACTTTTGAATGTTGCCAAAGAGTTGGCGGTAGAAAATAAAGTAGATTCTCTCGAATTTCGCCAAATGGAAAAAAATGATGAGGCACTTCCGACTAAAGAGCTGTATTTTACTTTTATTCGAGAGATCTTTGACTGTGAAGAAAAAAACATGTCAGCCATTCCCCGGAAACAACGACGGATGATTCGGCAGGGCATTAGCCATGGCTTGCAATCAAAAGTGGGAGGGGCTGAATTACTCAAAGACTTTTATTTTGTGTATTCCTCAAGTTTAAGGAATTTGGGAACCCCGGCCTTTCCTTTTGTCTACTTTAAGCATTTGTTTCAGGAATTAGGAGAACAATGCAAAATTCTCACGGTCAGTTATGAATCCAAAATTGTGGCGGCTGTCATGACCTTTTTCTATCAAGATCGCGTGATGCCCTATTATGGGGGGGGACTTTCGGAGTATCAGCGTTACGCTATTTACGATTTTATGTATTGGGAGTTGATGCGTTTTGGATGGGAACATGGGTATAAAATCTTTGATTTTGGTCGAAGCAAGCAGGAGACTGGACCATTCCATTTTAAGCGTCATTGGGGATTTGAACCCCAGGCTCTGCCCTATCAATACTTTTTGCCCAAAGGGGGAGAAATTCCTAACGTCAATCCTTCAAATCCCAAATTTCAGCCATTTATTGCATTGTGGAAGCGACTGCCATTATCAATAGCCAATCGGTTGGGCCCCTTTCTTATCAAGTACCTTCCCTGA
- a CDS encoding transposase family protein codes for MVTPRARRQAARVAGARGVSQRRAAWLCTTARSGIRYEAKGPRRDARLAQALRGVAHRYPQWGYRLAGGFLRHRGGRVNVKRLYGVWCQCGLQGPRRKSRKKVVTGATLQPPATHKNAVWSWDFVHDATTAGDAFRCLTVKDEATCFCLAIEVRRAFSHQQVLAVLKRLVSLYGPPRFVRSDNGPELRAQPLLTFFEDRRMTPSRITPGKPWQKRGS; via the coding sequence GTGGTAACCCCACGGGCACGGCGGCAAGCGGCGCGAGTGGCGGGTGCGCGTGGGGTGAGTCAACGGCGGGCGGCGTGGCTGTGTACGACAGCTCGCTCGGGGATCCGGTATGAGGCCAAGGGACCCCGACGGGATGCGCGTCTGGCGCAAGCGCTCCGGGGGGTGGCACACCGCTATCCCCAGTGGGGTTATCGGCTGGCCGGAGGCTTTCTCCGGCACCGCGGGGGGCGGGTGAATGTCAAGCGGCTGTACGGGGTGTGGTGCCAATGTGGGTTACAAGGGCCTCGTCGGAAGTCTCGGAAGAAAGTGGTGACGGGGGCCACCCTCCAGCCCCCTGCCACGCATAAGAATGCGGTGTGGAGTTGGGATTTCGTGCATGATGCCACGACGGCGGGGGACGCCTTCCGCTGTTTGACGGTGAAGGATGAAGCCACGTGCTTCTGTTTAGCCATTGAGGTGAGACGGGCCTTCTCGCATCAACAGGTGCTGGCCGTCTTGAAACGGCTGGTGAGCCTCTACGGGCCACCCCGCTTTGTCCGGAGTGACAATGGGCCTGAACTCCGGGCTCAGCCGTTGCTCACCTTTTTTGAGGATCGCAGAATGACCCCCAGTCGCATTACCCCGGGCAAGCCCTGGCAGAAGCGCGGGTCGTGA
- a CDS encoding transposase — MKKKRFTEEQIIRILRDAEAKTIDAAARQHGVSEQSIYRWKRQFGQMEVAEVWELRHLRQEKVRLKKVLAERDLEVEVMKELQGKKW; from the coding sequence ATGAAGAAGAAACGGTTCACCGAAGAACAGATTATCCGGATTTTGCGGGATGCAGAAGCGAAGACGATTGATGCTGCAGCTCGGCAACATGGCGTGTCGGAACAATCCATTTATCGGTGGAAACGCCAATTTGGGCAGATGGAGGTGGCTGAAGTATGGGAACTCCGGCACCTGCGGCAAGAAAAGGTCCGGCTCAAGAAAGTCTTAGCCGAACGAGACTTGGAAGTGGAAGTGATGAAGGAACTGCAGGGAAAAAAGTGGTAA
- a CDS encoding transposase — protein sequence MNVVTMYLDGMQFAEMPMVGAVGIRIGDDKHMLGFGKPSPENEQVSTRYLLSVGAQGLNLAEGPLVITDDSKGLQAAVRKAFGCSAPPKSSHL from the coding sequence TTGAATGTAGTGACCATGTATCTTGATGGGATGCAATTTGCGGAAATGCCGATGGTCGGGGCCGTGGGCATTAGGATAGGTGACGACAAACACATGCTGGGATTTGGGAAACCAAGTCCAGAAAACGAACAGGTCTCGACCCGGTATCTCCTGTCGGTTGGTGCCCAGGGATTAAACCTCGCTGAAGGACCCTTGGTGATAACTGATGACAGCAAAGGCTTGCAGGCTGCCGTAAGAAAAGCATTTGGGTGTAGTGCTCCCCCGAAATCAAGCCACCTGTAA
- a CDS encoding IS3 family transposase has translation MRAVRPDISERTACRLLQVSRSALHRSTKGKRAHATLSETLVAKLEPLIQAYPTYGYRRLWALLRFREGPFPNRKAVYRALRLKRWLVHQRTATPRPRVQSRRSRTTQRNHRWAMDVTHIPCGQDGWGHWTAVIDCQDREVIGYEFALRGRAQEAERAIEAACLTRFGTLRPVGATPVLRSDNGLIFQSRRFRQACRDYRLTQEFITPYTPQQNGLIERFFRSLKEECIWQYRFGSFKEAQHRINGWMRWYNEGRPHQALQYRSPRQYRQKQGLQVA, from the coding sequence GTGAGAGCCGTGAGGCCGGACATCTCTGAACGAACCGCCTGTCGTCTGCTCCAGGTGAGCCGATCGGCGCTGCATCGGTCGACCAAAGGCAAGCGGGCTCATGCGACGCTCTCGGAGACACTCGTGGCCAAGCTTGAGCCACTGATTCAGGCCTATCCAACCTATGGGTATCGCCGGCTGTGGGCCCTGTTACGCTTTCGTGAGGGACCGTTCCCTAATCGCAAAGCGGTCTATCGGGCCTTACGCCTGAAGCGGTGGTTGGTACATCAGCGGACAGCGACCCCACGCCCGCGTGTGCAGTCTCGGCGAAGTCGAACGACACAGAGGAATCATCGCTGGGCCATGGATGTGACGCATATCCCCTGTGGGCAGGATGGCTGGGGGCATTGGACCGCCGTGATTGATTGTCAGGATCGCGAAGTGATTGGCTATGAGTTTGCGTTGCGCGGACGGGCGCAGGAAGCGGAACGAGCCATCGAAGCGGCCTGTCTCACCCGATTCGGCACACTTCGTCCCGTGGGTGCCACCCCCGTCCTTCGCAGTGACAACGGGTTAATCTTTCAGAGCCGCCGTTTTCGACAAGCCTGTCGAGACTATCGCTTAACTCAGGAGTTTATTACGCCGTACACGCCGCAACAGAATGGGTTAATCGAGCGGTTTTTTCGGAGTCTCAAAGAGGAGTGCATCTGGCAATATCGATTTGGCAGCTTCAAGGAGGCGCAACACCGGATCAATGGATGGATGCGATGGTACAACGAAGGACGACCCCATCAAGCCTTACAGTATCGGAGTCCTCGTCAATATCGGCAGAAACAAGGCTTACAGGTGGCTTGA
- a CDS encoding transposase: protein MGQGQEGPIERWTAKRRAALVLSVLKGETSVAEAARQHGLRVAEVESWQDQYLRAAENGLRRRPKDEEALKDDQIKKLQQKIGELVVENDVLREAMKPYPLAREMSDA, encoded by the coding sequence ATGGGCCAAGGACAAGAAGGACCAATTGAACGATGGACCGCCAAACGACGAGCCGCGCTGGTCTTGAGTGTGCTCAAAGGGGAGACGTCGGTGGCCGAAGCCGCCCGGCAACACGGTCTGCGAGTAGCCGAAGTGGAGAGTTGGCAAGATCAGTATCTGCGGGCGGCAGAGAATGGCTTGCGGCGACGGCCCAAAGATGAGGAAGCCTTGAAAGATGACCAGATCAAAAAGCTCCAACAAAAGATTGGGGAGCTGGTGGTGGAGAATGATGTGTTACGGGAGGCCATGAAACCGTACCCTTTAGCGCGAGAGATGTCCGACGCGTGA
- a CDS encoding right-handed parallel beta-helix repeat-containing protein, which produces MRFIFPKITYLTVLVVFITATSWAEVKEIFPGNSFKGAFESLGPGDTLIVHEGTYSESGARIRISAKGTETQPIIVKGANGEARPLITRPVSSTPQNTINIEGATYVTIRHLEITGNGDGINLSGGPHHISIEDNEIHNIDVGINFRSSMDSIFVRHNHIYNTSGTAEGMYVGCNYASCAVSNSIIEQNWIHDTRGSQGDGIEIKYGSWGNIIRDNVIHDANYPCILAYGVTDANIDRPNIIEGNVVWNCGQGIVVIADAIVRNNIDIGTLETQSHEQVPVMRNVTIVNNTVRGSMPLRGWGGGNIPASLSVANNVLYGGSITNQPSAATFSSNRQYSFGTGGIFVDPDNWDFWPASGSPLIGAADAAYAPNKDFNGMSRQGPFDVGAYETESLMSNPGWPIQDSFKDSGSEKDVTPPLSPTGLNIKAL; this is translated from the coding sequence ATGAGATTCATTTTCCCAAAAATCACATACCTTACGGTCCTTGTTGTATTTATAACTGCGACTAGCTGGGCGGAAGTGAAGGAAATCTTTCCCGGCAATAGTTTTAAGGGGGCCTTTGAGTCGCTTGGTCCAGGGGATACGCTAATTGTGCACGAAGGCACGTACTCGGAATCCGGAGCACGTATCCGGATCAGCGCCAAAGGCACCGAAACGCAGCCGATTATTGTCAAAGGCGCTAACGGTGAAGCACGACCGTTGATCACGCGGCCTGTGAGCTCCACGCCGCAGAACACAATCAACATCGAGGGAGCTACCTATGTGACAATTCGGCACCTCGAAATCACCGGTAACGGTGATGGGATTAACCTGAGCGGAGGGCCGCATCACATCTCTATAGAAGACAACGAGATTCACAACATCGATGTGGGTATCAACTTCCGCAGCTCGATGGATTCTATCTTTGTTCGCCACAACCATATCTACAATACTTCTGGCACCGCTGAGGGTATGTATGTTGGCTGCAACTACGCCAGTTGCGCGGTCTCAAACTCTATCATTGAACAAAACTGGATACACGACACGCGTGGCAGCCAAGGAGATGGCATTGAGATAAAATACGGCTCCTGGGGCAACATCATTCGAGACAATGTCATTCACGACGCAAACTATCCATGCATCTTGGCATACGGTGTTACGGATGCCAACATAGATCGCCCAAACATCATTGAGGGCAATGTGGTGTGGAATTGCGGGCAAGGCATTGTTGTCATAGCCGATGCCATCGTTCGCAACAACATCGATATAGGTACCCTTGAAACCCAGAGCCATGAACAAGTTCCGGTTATGCGAAACGTGACCATCGTAAACAACACTGTGAGGGGAAGTATGCCTCTGAGGGGCTGGGGAGGCGGCAACATTCCGGCCAGTCTTAGCGTCGCCAACAACGTGCTTTACGGAGGCTCGATCACAAATCAGCCCAGCGCAGCCACCTTTTCTTCCAACCGCCAATATAGTTTCGGCACGGGCGGTATATTTGTGGACCCCGACAACTGGGATTTTTGGCCTGCGTCTGGCTCTCCATTGATTGGTGCCGCTGACGCAGCCTATGCTCCGAACAAGGACTTCAATGGAATGAGCCGCCAAGGTCCGTTCGACGTAGGTGCCTATGAGACGGAAAGCCTCATGAGTAATCCGGGCTGGCCCATTCAGGACAGCTTCAAAGATAGCGGCAGTGAGAAGGATGTAACCCCGCCTTTGTCTCCCACCGGGCTAAACATCAAGGCATTATAG
- a CDS encoding glycosyltransferase family 2 protein, translated as MTISEPVITVGMPVYNGERYIEEAIRSILGQTFEDFVLIISDNASTDRTEEICRDFTLEDKRITYLRNQENMGASNNYNRLFRLAQSKYFRWFNADDLCAPELHEKCVAVLESNPDAVLCYGKTCLIDQDGKYIQHYDDNLNLQQSTAYERLSRFFQAVGQTNVIYGLMRTSAVAHTSLMGNGSYPAADTNFMAELTLYGKFIEIPEQLFYRRMHFEASSSERGDESKQQLFWTGNSRSNFTMPTWKKNIAIVKAVHSAPLGKWDKWRVQYYNLRRLISSRHDLMKDLAGFLQNLFQKKDRAGTLPN; from the coding sequence ATGACTATCTCTGAACCAGTAATAACGGTGGGCATGCCAGTCTATAATGGCGAACGCTACATTGAAGAAGCGATTCGGTCGATACTAGGGCAAACTTTCGAGGATTTCGTCTTAATTATCTCGGATAATGCTTCTACGGATAGGACCGAAGAAATCTGCCGCGACTTTACCTTGGAAGACAAACGCATTACGTACTTACGTAATCAGGAAAATATGGGTGCTAGCAACAATTACAACCGACTTTTCCGGCTAGCTCAAAGCAAATATTTTCGATGGTTCAATGCAGATGATCTATGTGCACCTGAGTTACATGAGAAATGTGTTGCTGTATTAGAAAGTAACCCAGACGCAGTTCTCTGCTATGGAAAAACATGTCTGATCGATCAAGATGGTAAATATATCCAACATTATGATGACAATCTCAACTTGCAACAGTCAACGGCCTATGAGAGGCTTTCGAGATTTTTTCAGGCGGTTGGTCAAACGAATGTCATATACGGGCTCATGCGCACTTCAGCCGTCGCACACACCTCGCTAATGGGAAACGGCAGTTACCCTGCTGCAGATACAAATTTCATGGCAGAACTGACACTCTATGGCAAATTCATTGAGATTCCAGAGCAGCTGTTTTACCGACGAATGCATTTTGAGGCAAGTAGTTCTGAGCGAGGGGATGAAAGTAAACAGCAACTTTTTTGGACAGGCAATAGCCGTTCGAACTTTACAATGCCGACTTGGAAAAAGAATATCGCAATTGTTAAGGCTGTCCACTCTGCGCCGCTAGGCAAGTGGGATAAATGGAGGGTTCAATATTACAATCTACGCCGCTTGATAAGCTCTCGACATGACTTGATGAAAGACCTCGCAGGTTTTTTGCAAAATCTTTTTCAGAAAAAAGACCGAGCTGGCACTTTGCCGAATTGA
- a CDS encoding IS110 family transposase, which produces MNNITTIGLDLAKRVFQVHGVDQDGGPVLKKQLRRGQVVKFFATLSPCLIGMEACSSAPYWARELRTYGHDVRLIPPQYVRPFLKTNKHDAADAEAIAEAVVRPNMRVVPIKSPDQQAVLMLHRSRELLVKQRTMLINALRGHCSEFGITASRGASRIDDLLTVITDLADIRLPAWAREALRVLMAQLQGVKEAIRHVERQLQVWHRSQQGSQRLTTIPGVGVITATALIATIGDGRQFKSGRHLSAWLSLVPRQHSSGGKSRLGRISKRGDGYVRRLLVHGSRAVLRWQRGAPKQPVPWITALLKRRPTNVVLVAMANKTARTVWAMMRDQQHFNPVFR; this is translated from the coding sequence ATGAACAACATCACCACCATTGGGCTGGACTTGGCAAAACGAGTCTTTCAAGTGCATGGCGTCGATCAAGATGGGGGCCCGGTCTTGAAAAAACAATTACGGCGCGGACAAGTCGTAAAGTTTTTTGCGACGCTTTCGCCGTGTTTGATTGGTATGGAAGCCTGCAGCAGTGCGCCCTATTGGGCGCGAGAGCTGCGAACCTACGGGCATGACGTGCGGTTGATTCCTCCACAATATGTCCGGCCCTTTCTGAAGACGAACAAACATGATGCCGCCGATGCCGAAGCCATTGCGGAAGCCGTGGTCCGGCCCAACATGCGCGTTGTTCCCATCAAGAGTCCTGACCAACAAGCGGTACTCATGCTCCATCGATCACGAGAACTCCTGGTGAAACAACGCACGATGCTCATCAATGCCCTGAGAGGGCATTGCAGTGAGTTTGGGATCACCGCCAGCCGAGGTGCGTCGCGTATCGACGATCTGTTGACAGTCATTACTGACCTAGCAGATATCAGACTGCCGGCTTGGGCTCGGGAAGCCTTACGCGTGCTCATGGCTCAGCTCCAGGGTGTGAAGGAGGCCATCCGACACGTGGAGCGCCAACTGCAGGTTTGGCATCGGTCTCAGCAAGGCAGCCAACGGTTAACGACCATCCCTGGCGTCGGCGTCATCACGGCTACTGCCCTCATTGCCACGATTGGCGATGGGAGGCAGTTCAAATCCGGTCGCCATCTGTCGGCCTGGCTGAGTCTTGTCCCTCGCCAACATTCATCGGGCGGTAAAAGCCGGTTAGGACGGATCTCGAAGCGTGGCGATGGATATGTCAGGCGTTTATTAGTTCACGGATCCCGAGCCGTGCTTCGCTGGCAGCGGGGAGCACCGAAGCAGCCCGTACCTTGGATCACAGCATTACTGAAGAGACGGCCGACGAATGTCGTCCTGGTGGCCATGGCCAATAAAACAGCCCGGACGGTCTGGGCGATGATGCGAGACCAGCAACACTTCAATCCAGTTTTCCGGTAA
- a CDS encoding IS256 family transposase produces the protein MPESSKTPSKEPVSRDTLTELIRTGARQLLAHALEAERAELLAQYADQQDEQGRAMVVGSGHHPEREIQTGLGPVSVQVPTVRSRQGSPVTFHSALVPPYVRKSATLEAAIPWLYLKGISTGEMQTALEALVGPEAKGLSASTVARLKQTWRTEYQTWRQQRLDEETWVYVWVDGIYSGLRADEQRLCALVVIGVTSQGEKQLLAIEDGVRESTQSWREVLLQLKARGMKAPTVVIGDGALGFWGALEEVYPTTQPQRCWVHKTRNVLNALPKSVQPKAKQALHEIWQAETKADANRAFGAFLTTYEAKYPKATACLEKDREALFTFYAFPAAHWQSLRTTNPIESIFGTIRHRTKRTKSCLTRDGMLHMMFKLGRCAEQTWRRLRGFRQLALVIKGVQFTDGIEVTMNEPVAA, from the coding sequence ATGCCAGAGAGTAGCAAAACACCATCAAAAGAACCAGTGAGCCGAGATACGTTAACCGAGTTAATTCGAACCGGTGCCCGGCAGCTTCTAGCCCACGCCTTGGAGGCAGAGCGAGCCGAATTATTAGCGCAGTATGCGGATCAGCAGGATGAGCAGGGGCGAGCTATGGTTGTTGGCAGTGGGCATCATCCTGAGCGGGAGATTCAAACAGGCCTGGGCCCGGTGTCGGTCCAAGTCCCGACGGTGCGCAGTCGTCAAGGGTCGCCGGTCACCTTTCACTCCGCGTTGGTACCGCCGTATGTACGGAAATCGGCCACGCTGGAAGCGGCGATTCCGTGGCTCTATTTGAAAGGCATTTCGACCGGCGAGATGCAGACGGCCTTGGAAGCCTTAGTGGGTCCGGAGGCCAAAGGCCTCTCGGCCAGTACGGTGGCGCGGTTAAAGCAGACCTGGCGAACGGAGTACCAGACGTGGCGCCAGCAACGCCTTGATGAGGAGACTTGGGTGTATGTCTGGGTTGACGGGATTTACAGCGGGCTTCGAGCTGACGAACAACGGCTCTGTGCGTTAGTGGTCATCGGGGTCACGAGCCAGGGGGAGAAGCAGCTTTTAGCCATCGAAGATGGGGTGCGGGAGTCGACGCAAAGTTGGCGAGAGGTGTTGCTCCAACTCAAGGCCCGCGGCATGAAGGCCCCGACTGTCGTCATTGGCGATGGGGCCCTGGGATTCTGGGGCGCATTGGAGGAAGTCTACCCCACCACTCAGCCGCAGCGCTGTTGGGTGCATAAAACTCGGAATGTCCTCAATGCCTTGCCGAAGAGCGTGCAGCCCAAAGCGAAACAGGCGCTGCACGAGATCTGGCAGGCAGAGACCAAAGCCGATGCGAACCGAGCGTTCGGGGCGTTTCTGACGACCTATGAAGCGAAGTACCCGAAGGCGACGGCCTGCCTTGAGAAAGATCGAGAGGCCTTATTCACGTTCTATGCGTTTCCAGCGGCACACTGGCAAAGTCTGCGCACCACGAATCCCATTGAATCAATCTTTGGCACGATCCGGCACCGAACGAAGCGCACCAAAAGCTGTCTGACGCGGGATGGGATGTTACACATGATGTTCAAGCTCGGCCGCTGTGCGGAACAAACCTGGCGACGACTGAGAGGATTCCGGCAGTTGGCTTTGGTGATTAAGGGGGTGCAATTTACAGATGGAATAGAAGTCACAATGAACGAACCCGTCGCCGCGTAA